A genomic window from Vigna radiata var. radiata cultivar VC1973A unplaced genomic scaffold, Vradiata_ver6 scaffold_169, whole genome shotgun sequence includes:
- the LOC106779848 gene encoding uncharacterized protein LOC106779848: MAVTHADLEPRRRKIDLSSKTSVFLMALTILLGLFCFLLCLTAEATRSKVIWMNTDVNGKGSKSECVYSGSGKKPLLCASCAFIGLALAILVEHTFMLIAVSNSSPALLTLDPDSASAKSLTWLAGFFFVATCWGDIVVGRSECRVRTSEELVES, translated from the exons ATGGCAGTCACACATGCTGACCTTGAACcaaggagaagaaaaatagaTTTGAGTAGCAAAACAAGTGTCTTTCTTATGGCTCTCACAATCTTATTGGGCCTATTCTGTTTCCTTCTGTGTCTCACAGCAGAAGCCACACGTTCGAAG GTGATATGGATGAACACAGATGTAAATGGAAAGGGTAGTAAATCAGAATGTGTTTACAGTGGTAGTGGGAAAAAGCCATTGTTATGCGCTTCTTGTGCTTTCATTGGACTAGCATTGGCCATATTGGTGGAGCACACTTTCATGTTAATAGCAGTTAGCAATTCATCTCCTGCATTACTCACCTTGGATCCTGATTCTGCTTCTGCCAAATCATTAACGTGGCTAGCTGGGTTCTTCTTCGTTGCAACTTG TTGGGGAGATATTGTTGTTGGCAGGAGTGAGTGTAGAGTCAGGACATCTGAAGAATTGGTGGAAAGCTAA